One genomic segment of Natrononativus amylolyticus includes these proteins:
- a CDS encoding DUF5808 domain-containing protein, which translates to MADKPSSGEIFGVPYNFERPSMGRMLSSYWKPGEGMLVEKPFGVGYTLNMANWRSWVVVLVAGVLLWQQEQSKNAAAAAEEEAEEPVEVIVDDDE; encoded by the coding sequence ATGGCAGACAAGCCGAGTTCCGGTGAGATCTTCGGAGTACCGTACAATTTCGAGCGACCGAGCATGGGGCGAATGCTCTCGTCGTACTGGAAACCCGGCGAAGGGATGCTGGTCGAGAAGCCGTTCGGCGTCGGCTACACGCTGAACATGGCCAACTGGCGCTCGTGGGTCGTCGTGCTCGTCGCCGGCGTCCTGCTCTGGCAGCAAGAACAGAGCAAGAACGCCGCCGCGGCCGCCGAGGAGGAGGCCGAGGAGCCGGTCGAGGTCATCGTCGACGACGACGAGTAA
- a CDS encoding Gfo/Idh/MocA family protein, whose protein sequence is MSTIPDPVRLGVVGLGFMGQTHATNFEELGHEVVAGTDVAEEARDSFTDAYGARTYADAGTMYHEEDLDAVAVSTPNAFHEDSVVAALESGHDVFCEKPLANDLESAERIAAAAREADGFCMVNFHNRVTTPVAVFKEYQTEGHFGEITHVDANYVRRRGIPGVGSWFTSEELAGGGAVIDVGVHAIDLALYLMEFPRVEEVFGVTRTEFGHREDYVDPGDWYDETEEAVFDVEDSATAMIRCADDRTISLEVTWAANQADTSEFVARGTEAGASLEMGGEELTLYGAGKQGTDHLIDSTLTEGSLEHTGWLGSDERFAEAVVRGEPPELNSAEHALVVQRVIDAIYRSADAGGCVSLEDTR, encoded by the coding sequence ATGAGTACTATCCCCGACCCGGTCCGACTCGGCGTCGTCGGACTCGGATTTATGGGCCAGACGCACGCGACGAACTTCGAGGAACTCGGCCACGAAGTCGTCGCCGGCACCGACGTCGCCGAGGAAGCCCGCGATTCGTTCACCGACGCCTACGGGGCGCGAACGTACGCCGACGCGGGGACGATGTACCACGAGGAGGACCTCGACGCCGTCGCGGTCTCGACGCCGAACGCCTTCCACGAGGACAGCGTCGTCGCGGCGCTCGAGTCCGGCCACGACGTGTTCTGCGAGAAGCCGCTGGCGAACGACCTCGAGAGCGCAGAACGGATCGCCGCGGCGGCCCGCGAGGCCGACGGCTTCTGCATGGTCAACTTCCACAACCGCGTGACGACCCCCGTCGCGGTGTTCAAAGAGTACCAGACGGAGGGCCACTTCGGCGAGATCACTCACGTCGACGCGAACTACGTCCGCCGGCGGGGCATCCCCGGCGTCGGCTCGTGGTTCACCAGCGAGGAACTCGCCGGCGGCGGCGCGGTGATCGACGTCGGCGTCCACGCGATCGACCTCGCGCTCTACCTGATGGAGTTCCCGCGAGTCGAGGAGGTCTTCGGGGTGACCCGCACCGAGTTCGGCCACCGCGAGGACTACGTCGATCCGGGCGACTGGTACGACGAGACCGAGGAAGCCGTCTTCGACGTCGAGGACTCGGCGACGGCGATGATCCGGTGTGCCGACGACCGGACGATCAGCCTCGAGGTCACCTGGGCGGCCAATCAGGCCGACACGAGCGAGTTCGTCGCCCGCGGCACCGAGGCCGGCGCGAGCCTCGAGATGGGCGGCGAGGAGCTGACGCTGTACGGCGCCGGCAAACAGGGCACCGACCACCTGATCGACTCGACGCTCACCGAAGGATCGCTCGAGCACACCGGCTGGCTCGGTAGCGACGAACGCTTCGCCGAGGCAGTCGTTCGGGGCGAGCCGCCCGAACTGAACTCCGCGGAACACGCGCTCGTCGTCCAGCGGGTGATCGACGCGATCTACCGCTCGGCCGACGCCGGCGGCTGCGTCTCGCTCGAGGACACCAGGTAA
- a CDS encoding XTP/dITP diphosphatase, which yields MAIQFVTGNEGKVDEARTYLEGLERVEQVAFDYTEIQSADLAEIAATGAREAFAELGADDGVLVDDTGLFVEALGGFPGPYSAYVEDTVGVERLWRLAETEANRRAHFRTVVAYCDADGVETFAGSVGGTLVAPRGEGGFGYDPIFEYNGRTLAEMGTEEKNAISHRGRALAAFAEWYATRDD from the coding sequence ATGGCTATCCAGTTCGTGACGGGTAACGAGGGGAAGGTCGACGAGGCCCGGACGTACCTCGAGGGGCTCGAGCGCGTCGAGCAGGTCGCGTTCGACTACACCGAGATCCAGTCCGCCGACCTCGCCGAGATCGCCGCCACCGGCGCGCGCGAGGCGTTCGCGGAACTCGGCGCGGACGACGGCGTGCTGGTCGACGACACGGGGCTGTTCGTCGAGGCGCTGGGCGGGTTTCCCGGTCCCTACTCGGCGTACGTCGAGGACACCGTCGGCGTCGAACGCCTGTGGCGGCTGGCGGAGACGGAGGCGAACCGCCGGGCGCACTTCAGGACCGTCGTCGCCTACTGCGACGCCGACGGCGTCGAGACGTTCGCCGGCTCGGTCGGCGGAACCCTCGTCGCCCCGCGCGGCGAGGGCGGCTTCGGCTACGATCCGATCTTCGAGTACAACGGGCGGACGCTGGCGGAGATGGGGACGGAAGAGAAGAACGCCATCTCCCACCGCGGGCGGGCGCTCGCGGCGTTCGCGGAGTGGTACGCGACTCGAGACGACTGA
- a CDS encoding SDR family NAD(P)-dependent oxidoreductase, whose translation MTEDASPRALITGGSRGIGRALAAAFAADGYDLVLVARNEERLEAVARELECGYGVDVTTVSADLTDPDALEEVYERATAGGAVDVLVNNAAVAVYGPVAETDLEAERDQVRLNVAAPVELTKRFLPAMLERDSGHVVTVASTAGMRPGPFLAGYHASKAYLISFSEGLTEELRGTGVDATVVCPGPVLTGIHERSGRGSRWLERRFMRSPDAVAADSYEGIRAGKAVVVPGLRFRLLPWVSRLLPRPLSRRLARLIIDRGDPLESDR comes from the coding sequence GTGACCGAAGACGCGAGCCCGCGGGCGCTGATCACCGGCGGCAGTCGCGGGATCGGGCGGGCGCTCGCGGCGGCGTTCGCCGCCGACGGCTACGACCTGGTTCTCGTCGCGAGAAACGAGGAGCGACTCGAGGCAGTCGCCCGAGAACTCGAGTGTGGCTACGGCGTCGACGTGACAACGGTTTCGGCGGACCTCACCGACCCCGACGCCCTCGAGGAGGTGTACGAGAGAGCGACCGCCGGGGGCGCCGTCGACGTGCTGGTGAACAACGCCGCCGTCGCCGTTTACGGCCCGGTCGCCGAGACGGACCTCGAGGCCGAACGCGACCAGGTCCGGTTGAACGTGGCTGCACCGGTCGAGTTGACCAAGCGGTTCCTGCCGGCGATGCTCGAGCGCGACTCCGGACACGTCGTCACCGTGGCCTCGACGGCCGGAATGCGACCGGGACCGTTTCTGGCGGGCTATCACGCGAGCAAGGCGTATCTCATCTCGTTCTCGGAGGGGCTCACCGAGGAGTTGCGGGGGACCGGCGTCGACGCGACGGTCGTCTGTCCGGGACCGGTTCTCACGGGGATTCACGAGCGGAGCGGGCGCGGGTCGCGCTGGCTCGAGCGCCGGTTCATGCGCTCGCCGGACGCGGTCGCGGCCGACAGCTACGAGGGGATACGGGCGGGAAAGGCGGTCGTCGTTCCCGGCCTCCGCTTTCGGCTGCTCCCCTGGGTGAGCCGGCTGTTGCCCCGACCGCTCTCGAGGCGGCTGGCCCGGCTGATCATCGACCGGGGCGATCCGCTCGAGAGCGACCGGTGA
- a CDS encoding DUF7384 family protein translates to MADRSSGADNPDPARVVADADVLAADLLVGGDAREALDHVRSHSWVDLVASDPLLADAEALVAALADPDLAADHRTRLEADCVLVSHPDEDHPALASAYRGNAAHLLSFDDRLTSAKAGLTLQPRVSVSVRPPDAFAMLFDPESLYEAVEGGTYPGPDVDPRS, encoded by the coding sequence ATGGCTGACCGCTCGAGCGGGGCCGACAACCCCGACCCGGCCCGCGTGGTGGCCGACGCGGACGTGCTCGCGGCGGACCTGCTCGTCGGCGGCGACGCCCGCGAGGCCCTCGATCACGTCCGCAGCCACTCGTGGGTCGACCTCGTCGCGAGCGACCCGCTTCTCGCCGACGCCGAGGCGCTCGTCGCCGCCCTCGCCGACCCCGACCTCGCCGCCGACCACCGGACGCGCCTCGAGGCCGACTGCGTCCTCGTCTCCCACCCCGACGAGGACCACCCGGCGCTGGCGTCGGCCTACCGGGGAAACGCGGCTCACCTCCTCTCGTTCGACGACCGGCTCACCTCGGCGAAGGCGGGGCTGACCCTCCAGCCGCGGGTCTCCGTGAGCGTCCGGCCCCCCGACGCGTTCGCGATGCTGTTCGACCCGGAGAGTCTCTACGAGGCGGTCGAGGGCGGTACGTACCCGGGGCCGGACGTCGATCCGCGGTCGTAA
- a CDS encoding peptidoglycan recognition protein family protein, producing MERRRFLQATGATAGAGGLYATGIDTARASHTQTNTADRFVAADASNYSASSRGAGDINWIVVHCTVGSYSGAISWFQNSDSNVSAHYVVSNYDHTNFAPGHVTQMVHHEDVAWHASGTNSPSIGIEHEWHEDYGRYFTEECYQASASLVRELADQYDIPLRYFTYDEARCEQGGGIIGHRHAPTSSSHCGSTSTKSCPGPDWDPDTFMDYVRDGDGGGGGGGGEFQDGDQVVTTTDLNGREGPGLHYDVEQVLAEGTTGEIMNGPEDSDGITWWGVHAPAYNAWVWCSGNYLTHA from the coding sequence ATGGAGCGACGACGCTTCCTTCAGGCAACTGGCGCAACCGCCGGGGCAGGCGGACTGTACGCCACAGGTATCGACACCGCACGAGCGAGTCACACCCAGACGAACACGGCCGACCGGTTCGTCGCGGCCGACGCGAGCAACTACAGCGCGTCCTCCCGCGGGGCGGGCGACATCAACTGGATCGTCGTCCACTGCACCGTCGGCAGCTACTCGGGGGCGATCAGCTGGTTCCAGAACTCCGACTCGAACGTCTCGGCACACTACGTCGTGAGCAACTACGATCACACGAACTTCGCGCCGGGGCACGTCACCCAGATGGTCCACCACGAGGACGTCGCCTGGCACGCCTCGGGGACGAACAGCCCCTCGATCGGCATCGAACACGAGTGGCACGAGGACTACGGCCGCTACTTCACCGAGGAGTGTTACCAGGCCTCCGCGTCGCTGGTCCGCGAGCTCGCAGACCAGTATGACATCCCGCTGCGGTACTTCACCTACGACGAGGCGCGCTGCGAGCAGGGCGGCGGCATCATCGGTCATCGCCACGCGCCGACCTCCTCGAGTCACTGCGGCAGCACGTCCACGAAGTCCTGTCCCGGCCCGGACTGGGATCCGGACACGTTCATGGACTACGTCCGCGACGGGGACGGTGGTGGCGGCGGTGGCGGCGGCGAGTTCCAGGACGGCGACCAGGTCGTCACCACGACGGACCTCAACGGCCGCGAGGGGCCGGGGCTCCACTACGACGTCGAGCAAGTGCTCGCGGAGGGGACGACCGGCGAGATCATGAACGGCCCCGAAGACAGCGACGGCATCACGTGGTGGGGCGTCCACGCGCCAGCGTACAACGCCTGGGTCTGGTGCTCCGGAAACTACCTCACGCACGCCTGA
- a CDS encoding putative sulfate/molybdate transporter, with protein sequence MAFSSGWGDRGRLELTPREVTGAIGDSVTVLPLVVALALLTEISLPHVLLAFGAFQIVWGVRYGLPVSVEPMKALATLAIAGVLTYAELALAGLLLGVVLLAIGVTGTLARVERWIGEPVIRGVQLAVGLLLLETGLGLAGEDLLLAGVGLAIAVGAILAGYKTASALAVLVVGVAVALATAGLPSPQWPGAPPVPPLEQAALGRTADGVFAQLAMTIGNAALATSLLFSDLFDEDVSPDELSTSMGATNLLAIPVGGIPMCHGCDGVAGKHEFGARTGGANVVMGVLYLGTAFVATATLLGAFPLAMLGVLLAIVAVSLGKSVRKSSNLALSVGIGLLSLLTNLGIAFLVGVVVYLALNRASKGV encoded by the coding sequence ATGGCGTTTTCATCCGGATGGGGCGACCGCGGGCGTCTCGAGTTGACGCCGCGGGAGGTCACGGGCGCGATAGGGGATTCGGTTACGGTTCTCCCGCTGGTCGTCGCCCTCGCGCTCCTGACCGAGATCTCCCTCCCTCACGTCCTGCTGGCGTTCGGCGCCTTCCAGATCGTCTGGGGCGTCAGGTACGGACTGCCGGTTTCCGTCGAGCCGATGAAGGCGCTGGCGACTCTCGCGATCGCCGGGGTGCTGACGTACGCAGAGCTGGCGCTCGCCGGATTGCTCCTGGGCGTCGTCCTCCTCGCGATCGGCGTGACCGGGACGCTCGCGAGGGTCGAGCGGTGGATCGGCGAGCCGGTCATCCGCGGGGTGCAGCTCGCGGTCGGCCTGTTGCTCCTCGAGACGGGTCTCGGTCTGGCCGGCGAGGACCTCCTCCTCGCCGGCGTCGGGCTGGCGATCGCCGTCGGGGCGATCCTGGCCGGCTACAAAACCGCGAGCGCCCTCGCGGTACTGGTCGTCGGCGTCGCCGTGGCGCTCGCGACGGCGGGACTCCCGTCGCCGCAGTGGCCCGGCGCGCCGCCGGTGCCGCCGCTCGAGCAGGCCGCGCTGGGTCGAACCGCCGACGGCGTGTTCGCCCAGCTCGCGATGACGATCGGAAACGCGGCGCTCGCGACGTCGCTCCTGTTCTCGGACCTGTTCGACGAAGACGTCTCCCCCGACGAGCTCTCGACGAGCATGGGGGCGACGAACCTCCTCGCGATTCCCGTCGGGGGGATTCCGATGTGTCACGGCTGCGACGGCGTCGCCGGGAAGCACGAGTTCGGCGCCCGCACCGGCGGTGCGAACGTCGTTATGGGCGTGCTCTACCTCGGAACCGCGTTCGTCGCGACGGCGACCTTGCTGGGGGCGTTTCCGCTCGCAATGCTCGGCGTCCTGCTCGCGATCGTCGCCGTATCGCTCGGCAAGAGCGTTCGCAAGTCGTCGAATCTCGCGCTGTCGGTCGGAATCGGCCTGCTGAGCCTGCTTACGAACCTCGGAATCGCGTTCCTCGTCGGCGTGGTCGTCTACCTTGCGCTGAACCGCGCGTCGAAGGGAGTGTGA
- a CDS encoding dihydrodipicolinate synthase family protein, with translation MHGTGVPIVTPFDDTGAVDHEALATLTGWVEEAGVDFLVPCGSTGEAPLLTAEERAQVVETVCGATDLPVLAGTGFEGYEPTLAATERAEAAGADAALVLTPSYYNSDDAALGAYYRDVADESPLPVYLYSVPPFTGHALSARTAESLADHENVAGIKDSSGNIAELQRLLRFTADEAFDVIVGSGSVYASALDVGTDGGILALANAVPEQCARVYRLHADGEADAARSLNTALVELNHALTSRYGIPAVKTALKLRDQPGGYPRRPLTPVDGAAADELEALLEAALDA, from the coding sequence ATGCACGGCACTGGCGTCCCGATCGTAACGCCGTTCGACGATACCGGCGCGGTCGATCACGAGGCACTCGCAACGCTCACCGGCTGGGTCGAGGAGGCCGGCGTGGACTTTCTCGTCCCCTGCGGGTCGACCGGTGAGGCTCCGCTGTTGACCGCCGAGGAGCGCGCGCAGGTCGTCGAAACCGTCTGTGGGGCGACCGATCTCCCGGTGCTCGCGGGCACCGGCTTCGAGGGGTACGAGCCGACGCTCGCGGCGACCGAGCGCGCCGAGGCCGCGGGCGCCGACGCCGCGCTCGTCCTCACCCCGTCGTACTACAACTCCGACGACGCCGCCCTCGGAGCCTACTACCGCGACGTGGCTGATGAGTCGCCGCTCCCGGTCTACCTCTACAGCGTCCCGCCGTTTACCGGCCACGCGCTCTCGGCGCGCACCGCCGAGTCGCTGGCCGACCACGAGAACGTCGCGGGGATCAAGGACTCGAGCGGCAACATCGCGGAGCTGCAGCGGCTGCTCCGGTTCACGGCCGACGAGGCGTTCGACGTCATCGTCGGCAGCGGCAGCGTCTACGCCTCGGCGCTCGACGTCGGCACCGACGGCGGCATCCTCGCGCTGGCGAACGCGGTTCCCGAACAGTGCGCGCGGGTCTACCGGCTCCACGCCGACGGGGAGGCCGACGCCGCCCGCTCGCTCAACACGGCGCTCGTCGAACTCAACCACGCGCTCACCAGCCGGTACGGCATCCCGGCCGTGAAAACCGCGCTGAAACTGCGCGACCAGCCGGGCGGGTACCCCCGTCGCCCGCTGACGCCGGTCGACGGCGCGGCGGCGGACGAACTCGAGGCGCTGCTGGAGGCGGCGCTCGACGCCTGA
- a CDS encoding AIR synthase family protein, whose protein sequence is MSDLGKIDRSFFDERVASSLGADRDDVSLGPRHGVDFGVLDVGGRAVVTATDPLSIVPDLGLERAARFALDLVLADVAVSGVPPSHLSICFTLPPAMSDADFTTVWETIHEECADLGVGVVTGHTARYADCSYPWVGAATALGVGNHDRLVRPDGARVGDRLVVTTGPGAETVGLLSTLFGDRLELPAETVDTARERLEDVYCVRDALTAAAAGPVTAMHDVTEGGLAGALNEMAAGSDTRFSLERDRVPVRPGVEAVCEHLGIDPWHVTSCGTLVVACDPDGVDDVVGALEARGTVAADVGRVEAGEGVFVDGERLAHPDVDPSWEAYATLAEES, encoded by the coding sequence GTGAGCGACCTCGGAAAGATCGACCGGAGCTTCTTCGACGAACGCGTCGCCTCGAGCCTCGGCGCCGACCGCGACGACGTCAGCCTCGGGCCGCGCCACGGCGTCGACTTCGGCGTCCTCGACGTCGGCGGGCGAGCGGTGGTCACCGCGACCGATCCGCTCTCGATCGTTCCCGACCTGGGCCTCGAGCGCGCCGCCCGGTTCGCCCTCGACCTGGTGCTGGCTGACGTCGCCGTCAGCGGCGTCCCGCCGTCGCACCTCTCGATCTGTTTCACCCTCCCGCCGGCGATGAGCGACGCCGACTTTACGACCGTCTGGGAGACGATCCACGAGGAGTGTGCGGACCTCGGCGTCGGCGTCGTCACCGGCCACACCGCCCGCTACGCCGACTGCTCGTACCCCTGGGTCGGCGCGGCGACGGCCCTCGGCGTGGGGAACCACGACCGGCTCGTCAGGCCGGACGGCGCCCGCGTCGGCGACCGGCTGGTCGTGACGACCGGCCCCGGCGCAGAGACCGTCGGCCTGCTGAGCACCCTGTTCGGCGACCGACTCGAGCTCCCCGCCGAGACCGTCGACACCGCCCGGGAGCGCCTCGAGGACGTCTACTGCGTGCGCGACGCGCTGACGGCGGCGGCCGCCGGCCCGGTCACCGCGATGCACGACGTCACCGAGGGCGGGCTGGCGGGCGCGCTGAACGAGATGGCCGCCGGCTCCGACACCCGCTTTTCCCTCGAGCGCGACCGGGTACCGGTCCGCCCCGGCGTCGAGGCGGTCTGCGAGCACTTGGGGATCGACCCCTGGCACGTCACGAGCTGCGGTACGCTCGTCGTCGCCTGCGATCCCGACGGGGTCGACGATGTCGTCGGGGCGCTCGAGGCTCGCGGCACCGTCGCCGCCGACGTGGGCCGCGTGGAAGCCGGCGAGGGCGTCTTCGTCGACGGCGAACGCCTCGCACACCCCGACGTCGATCCGTCCTGGGAGGCGTACGCGACCCTCGCGGAGGAGTCCTAA
- a CDS encoding AI-2E family transporter: MSNGSLEAPSDRRRLIWWLLALAVAAVLAVVLVRFLGVVAFGLFLYYVARPVARRLEGVVGVGRAAALTLLTLILPLIAVLGVVLTVAVGQLLSLTGADIDRALEAVGTTVQVDRPPESPGELLSVLVGRLQPTDATTLLDVGGEVLGQIAGAVLTLTLLLAFVYVLLCYDRSIGRWLRGLAREPDSPAGAYLAAVDRELGRVYVGQLLTVFVVVVLSWLLYAGVNAASPAGVAVPFPALLALLTGVASFIPLIGRSLIYLPLVVYLVFRALQTGPELLWVPLAVAVGGWLVLDSTIRYGVRPYLSSHGTPSSVMLVAYLVGGALVGWYGVFLAPLVVVSCRQFLADVFPPLLRGDPIGTAAVASEPNAAREPPEDDPASSPETT; encoded by the coding sequence ATGTCGAACGGTTCGCTCGAGGCGCCCTCCGACCGCCGCCGGCTCATTTGGTGGCTGCTGGCACTTGCCGTCGCCGCCGTCCTCGCGGTCGTTCTCGTGCGGTTCCTGGGCGTCGTCGCCTTCGGACTCTTTCTCTACTACGTCGCCCGGCCGGTCGCCCGGCGCCTCGAGGGCGTCGTCGGCGTGGGGCGAGCGGCTGCGCTCACGCTCCTCACGTTGATCCTCCCGCTGATCGCGGTGCTCGGCGTCGTCCTCACGGTCGCCGTCGGCCAGCTGCTCAGCCTGACCGGCGCCGATATCGACCGCGCCCTCGAGGCCGTCGGAACGACGGTGCAGGTGGACCGTCCACCGGAGTCGCCCGGCGAACTCCTCTCCGTGCTGGTCGGCCGCCTCCAGCCGACGGACGCGACGACGCTGCTCGACGTCGGCGGCGAGGTGCTCGGCCAGATCGCCGGCGCCGTGCTGACGCTCACGCTGCTGCTCGCGTTCGTCTACGTCCTGCTGTGCTACGACCGCAGCATCGGTCGCTGGCTTCGCGGGCTCGCGCGCGAGCCCGACTCGCCGGCCGGGGCGTACCTCGCAGCGGTCGACCGCGAACTCGGCCGCGTGTACGTCGGGCAGCTGCTCACCGTGTTCGTCGTCGTCGTCCTCTCGTGGCTGCTGTACGCGGGCGTAAACGCCGCGTCACCGGCCGGCGTGGCCGTCCCGTTCCCGGCGCTGCTCGCGCTGCTCACCGGCGTTGCCTCGTTCATTCCGCTGATCGGCCGGTCGCTGATCTACCTCCCGCTGGTGGTCTACCTCGTCTTCCGCGCGCTCCAGACCGGCCCGGAACTGCTCTGGGTTCCCCTCGCCGTCGCCGTCGGCGGCTGGCTCGTCCTCGACTCGACCATCCGGTACGGCGTTCGACCCTACCTCTCGAGTCACGGCACGCCCTCGAGCGTGATGCTCGTCGCCTACCTGGTCGGCGGGGCGCTCGTCGGCTGGTACGGCGTCTTTCTCGCCCCGCTCGTCGTCGTGAGCTGTCGCCAGTTCCTGGCCGACGTCTTCCCGCCGCTGCTCCGCGGCGACCCGATCGGGACGGCGGCGGTCGCGTCCGAACCGAACGCCGCGCGCGAACCGCCGGAGGACGACCCCGCCTCGAGCCCGGAGACGACCTGA